In Rahnella aquatilis CIP 78.65 = ATCC 33071, one DNA window encodes the following:
- the cysW gene encoding sulfate/thiosulfate ABC transporter permease CysW gives MSDIPAFAGEKRQRIDWVKWSLIGTGVLICILLLLIPMISIFVLAFSDGIAAVWKNLSDADMLHSIWLTVLMALITVPVNLIFGTLLAWLVARFNFPGRQLLLTLIDIPFAVSPVVAGLLYLLFYGTNGPIGGWLDAHNIQFMFAWPGMVMVTIFVTCPFVIRELVPVMLSQGSHEDEAAVLLGASGWQMFRRVTLPNIRWALLYGVVLTNARAIGEFGAVSVVSGSIRGETYTLPLQVELLHQDYNTAGAFTAAALLTLMAIVTLFLKSGLQWRLKRHNDRLEREESHEH, from the coding sequence ATGTCTGATATTCCGGCTTTTGCAGGCGAAAAACGCCAGCGTATTGATTGGGTGAAATGGTCACTGATCGGCACCGGGGTGCTGATTTGTATTCTGTTGTTGCTGATCCCGATGATCAGCATTTTCGTGCTGGCCTTTTCCGACGGCATTGCCGCGGTGTGGAAGAACCTGTCGGATGCCGACATGTTGCATTCCATCTGGCTGACGGTGCTGATGGCGCTGATCACCGTGCCGGTGAACCTGATTTTCGGCACGCTGCTGGCCTGGCTGGTGGCACGCTTTAATTTTCCGGGACGCCAGCTGTTGCTGACGCTGATCGACATTCCGTTCGCGGTGTCACCGGTGGTGGCGGGGTTACTGTATCTGTTGTTTTACGGTACCAACGGTCCGATTGGTGGCTGGCTGGATGCCCACAATATTCAGTTTATGTTCGCCTGGCCGGGCATGGTGATGGTGACAATATTCGTCACCTGTCCGTTTGTTATCCGTGAACTGGTGCCGGTGATGCTGAGCCAGGGCAGTCACGAAGATGAAGCCGCGGTGTTGCTGGGCGCATCCGGCTGGCAGATGTTCCGCCGGGTGACGTTACCGAATATCCGCTGGGCATTGCTGTACGGCGTGGTACTGACCAATGCCCGCGCGATCGGTGAATTTGGCGCGGTGTCCGTGGTGTCCGGTTCTATTCGCGGCGAAACCTACACGCTGCCATTACAAGTCGAATTACTGCATCAGGACTACAACACCGCTGGCGCGTTTACTGCCGCTGCGCTGTTAACCCTGATGGCCATTGTCACACTGTTTCTGAAAAGCGGCCTGCAATGGCGTCTGAAGCGCCACAATGACCGTCTTGAGCGGGAGGAAAGTCATGAGCATTGA
- a CDS encoding response regulator transcription factor, which yields MKILLVDDDLELGTMLSEYLIAEGFDASLVLTGKAGVEGAMSGEYTAMILDIMLPDMSGIDVLRQVRKNSRLPIIMLTAKGDNIDRVIGLEMGADDYMPKPCYPRELVARLRAVLRRVEEQQESHSDHSSVNYGDLTLNPATRSSEWRGVAFDLTASEFNLLELLLRSPERVVSKDELSEKGLGRPREAYDRSIDVHISNIRQKLGSLEGGDILTIETVRSIGYRIR from the coding sequence ATGAAAATTTTATTAGTCGATGACGACCTTGAATTAGGCACCATGCTCAGCGAATACCTGATCGCCGAAGGTTTTGATGCTTCTCTGGTGCTGACCGGTAAAGCGGGCGTGGAAGGCGCGATGTCTGGCGAATATACCGCAATGATCCTCGACATTATGCTGCCGGACATGAGTGGTATTGATGTATTGCGTCAGGTGCGCAAAAACAGCCGTCTGCCGATCATCATGCTGACCGCGAAGGGTGACAACATTGATCGTGTCATCGGTCTGGAAATGGGCGCAGATGATTACATGCCAAAACCATGCTATCCGCGCGAACTGGTGGCACGTCTGCGTGCTGTGCTGCGTCGTGTGGAAGAGCAGCAGGAATCACACTCTGATCATTCGTCGGTCAACTATGGCGATCTGACACTGAATCCGGCGACCCGCAGCAGTGAATGGCGCGGCGTGGCATTCGATCTTACCGCTTCCGAGTTCAATCTTCTGGAGTTGCTGTTGCGTTCTCCTGAGCGTGTGGTTTCGAAAGATGAGTTGTCGGAGAAAGGTCTTGGGCGTCCGCGTGAAGCTTATGACCGCAGTATTGATGTGCATATCAGTAACATCCGTCAGAAACTGGGGTCACTGGAAGGTGGCGATATTCTGACTATTGAAACGGTGCGCAGCATTGGCTATCGAATCCGCTAA
- the cysT gene encoding sulfate/thiosulfate ABC transporter permease CysT, giving the protein MLLSSKRVLPGFTLSLGSSLLFVCLVLLLPLSALVMQLSQMTLAQYWDVITNGQVVAAYKVTLLAAGVASIFNCFFGMLMAWILTRYEFPGKSLIDGLMDLPFALPTAVAGLTLAGLFSTTGFYGQWLAHFDIKVAYTWLGIAVAMAFTSIPFVVRTVQPVLEELGPEYEEAAETLGASRWQSFRRVVLPEVMPSLLAGTALSFTRSLGEFGAVIFIAGNIAWKTEVTSLMIFIRLQEFDYPAASAIASVILAASLLLLFAINTLQSRYGRRLGGQ; this is encoded by the coding sequence ATGTTGTTGTCGAGCAAACGCGTATTACCCGGATTCACCCTGAGCCTCGGCAGCAGTTTGTTGTTCGTGTGCCTCGTGCTGTTGCTGCCGCTGAGCGCGCTGGTGATGCAGTTATCACAAATGACCCTGGCGCAATACTGGGATGTCATCACCAACGGTCAGGTGGTGGCGGCCTATAAAGTGACGCTGCTGGCAGCGGGTGTGGCGAGTATTTTCAACTGTTTTTTCGGCATGCTGATGGCGTGGATCCTGACCCGTTATGAATTCCCCGGCAAGAGCCTGATCGATGGTCTGATGGATTTGCCGTTTGCCCTGCCAACGGCAGTGGCCGGTTTAACGCTGGCAGGATTGTTTTCGACCACCGGTTTTTACGGTCAGTGGCTGGCGCATTTTGATATCAAAGTGGCGTACACCTGGCTGGGTATTGCAGTGGCAATGGCATTTACCAGCATCCCGTTTGTGGTGCGTACCGTGCAGCCTGTGCTGGAAGAGTTAGGCCCTGAATATGAAGAAGCGGCCGAAACTTTGGGCGCATCGCGCTGGCAGAGTTTCCGTCGCGTGGTGTTGCCGGAAGTCATGCCGTCGCTTCTGGCAGGGACGGCATTGTCCTTTACCCGCAGTCTGGGGGAGTTTGGCGCGGTCATTTTCATCGCCGGTAATATTGCATGGAAAACCGAAGTGACCTCGCTGATGATTTTCATCCGTTTACAGGAATTTGATTACCCGGCAGCCAGCGCCATTGCTTCGGTGATCCTCGCGGCATCGCTGTTGCTGCTGTTCGCCATTAATACCTTACAAAGCCGCTATGGCCGTCGCCTGGGAGGCCAGTAA
- the cysM gene encoding cysteine synthase CysM → MSTLEHYIGNTPLVRLQRLTQGLDSEIWVKLEGNNPAGSVKDRAALFMIEQAEKRGEIRPGETLIEATSGNTGIALAMIAALKGYKLKLLMPENMSLERQASMRAYGAELLLVSRAQGMEGARDLALEMEKQGQGKVLDQFNNPDNPLAHFTTTGPEIWQQTHGRITHFVSSMGTTGTITGVSRYLRSQHAGVTIVGLQPSEGSSIPGIRRWPEEYLPGIFNPELVDEVMDMGQNEAEDTMRALARSEGIFCGVSSGGAVAGALRVARSHPGSVIVAIICDRGDRYLSTGVFNV, encoded by the coding sequence GTGAGTACGCTCGAACATTACATCGGCAATACCCCTCTGGTGAGATTACAGCGTCTGACGCAGGGGCTGGACAGCGAGATTTGGGTCAAGCTGGAAGGGAACAATCCCGCCGGATCGGTTAAAGATCGCGCCGCACTGTTTATGATTGAGCAGGCGGAAAAGCGGGGCGAAATTCGCCCGGGGGAGACACTGATTGAAGCCACAAGCGGCAATACCGGCATTGCGCTGGCAATGATTGCCGCGCTGAAAGGCTACAAGCTGAAGTTGCTGATGCCGGAGAATATGAGCCTTGAACGTCAGGCATCGATGCGCGCATATGGCGCTGAACTGTTGCTGGTCAGTCGTGCACAGGGGATGGAAGGCGCACGTGATCTCGCACTGGAAATGGAAAAACAAGGGCAGGGGAAAGTGCTGGATCAGTTTAACAATCCTGACAATCCCCTCGCACATTTTACGACGACGGGCCCTGAAATCTGGCAACAGACGCACGGACGAATTACCCATTTTGTCTCCAGCATGGGCACCACCGGCACCATTACCGGGGTCAGCCGTTATCTGCGCAGTCAGCATGCTGGCGTGACCATTGTCGGGTTGCAACCGTCAGAAGGCAGCAGTATTCCGGGGATACGCCGCTGGCCCGAGGAATATCTGCCGGGCATTTTCAATCCTGAACTGGTTGATGAAGTGATGGATATGGGGCAGAACGAGGCAGAAGATACCATGCGGGCGCTGGCGCGGTCAGAAGGTATCTTCTGTGGCGTAAGTTCCGGCGGCGCGGTAGCGGGTGCTCTGCGCGTTGCCAGAAGCCATCCGGGCAGCGTGATTGTGGCGATTATTTGCGATCGCGGTGACCGTTATTTATCCACGGGTGTTTTTAACGTTTGA
- the cysZ gene encoding sulfate transporter CysZ has protein sequence MTSSQSARQQNGVHYFKQGWTLISLPGIRRFVILPLAVNVLLMGGAFWWLFTQLGEWIPAMMSKVPSWLSWLDYLIWPVAALSVVLVFSYFFSTIANWIAAPFSGLLAEQLEARLTGKPLPDTGIWDIMKDLPRIMKREWQKLAYYLPRALLLFALYFIPVIGQTVAPVLWFFFSAWMVVIQYCDYPFDNHKVSFADMRRSLGSHKIDNMQFGSLVSLFTMIPVLNLVILPVAVCGATAMWCDRYRDVYVKSDVYKNSIDVNATRK, from the coding sequence ATGACCTCATCGCAAAGCGCCAGACAACAAAACGGCGTGCATTATTTCAAACAGGGCTGGACGCTCATTTCCTTACCGGGGATACGACGTTTTGTGATTTTACCGCTGGCCGTTAACGTGTTGTTGATGGGCGGCGCATTCTGGTGGCTGTTCACCCAACTGGGTGAATGGATCCCGGCAATGATGAGCAAGGTGCCGTCGTGGCTCAGCTGGCTGGATTATCTGATCTGGCCGGTGGCAGCACTTTCCGTGGTGCTGGTGTTCAGCTATTTCTTCAGCACTATTGCCAACTGGATAGCCGCGCCATTCAGCGGCTTGCTCGCCGAACAACTCGAAGCGCGCCTCACAGGTAAACCGCTGCCTGATACCGGCATCTGGGACATCATGAAAGATTTGCCGCGCATCATGAAACGTGAATGGCAGAAACTGGCGTATTACCTGCCGCGCGCCCTGCTGCTGTTCGCGCTGTATTTTATTCCGGTGATTGGCCAGACTGTCGCGCCGGTGCTGTGGTTTTTTTTCAGCGCCTGGATGGTCGTCATTCAGTATTGCGATTATCCGTTCGATAATCACAAAGTCAGTTTTGCGGATATGCGTCGCTCGCTCGGCAGTCATAAAATTGACAACATGCAGTTTGGTTCGCTGGTCAGCCTGTTTACGATGATCCCGGTGCTGAATCTGGTGATCCTGCCGGTTGCCGTGTGTGGCGCAACAGCCATGTGGTGCGACCGTTACCGCGATGTTTACGTCAAAAGCGATGTTTATAAAAATAGTATCGACGTGAATGCCACCCGGAAATAA
- the cysK gene encoding cysteine synthase A has product MSKIYEDNSLTIGHTPLVRLNRIGNGRILAKVESRNPSFSVKCRIGANMIWDAEKKGILTKDIELVEPTSGNTGIALAYVAAARGYKLTLTMPETMSVERRKLLKALGANLVLTEGAKGMKGAIAKAEEIQASDPQRYLILQQFSNPANPAIHEQTTGPEIWEDTDGAVDVLIAGVGTGGTITGTGRYLKSKKSSVKLVAVEPTDSPVITQTLNGEEVKPGPHKIQGIGAGFIPGNLDLELLDRVTLITNDESIQMARRLMEEEGILAGISSGAAVEAAVKLSQEPEFADKTIVVILPSSGERYLSTALFADLFTEKELQQ; this is encoded by the coding sequence ATGAGCAAGATCTATGAAGACAATTCATTAACAATTGGCCATACGCCACTGGTTCGCCTGAACCGTATCGGTAATGGTCGTATTCTGGCTAAGGTCGAGTCACGTAACCCGAGCTTCAGCGTGAAATGCCGTATCGGTGCAAACATGATCTGGGATGCTGAAAAGAAAGGCATTCTGACCAAAGATATCGAACTGGTTGAACCCACCAGCGGTAACACCGGTATCGCACTCGCCTATGTGGCTGCTGCACGCGGTTACAAACTGACCCTGACCATGCCGGAAACCATGAGCGTTGAACGCCGTAAACTGCTCAAAGCGCTCGGCGCCAATCTGGTGCTGACCGAAGGCGCCAAAGGCATGAAAGGTGCGATTGCCAAAGCCGAAGAAATTCAGGCCAGCGATCCGCAGCGTTATCTTATTCTTCAGCAATTCAGCAACCCGGCCAACCCGGCTATCCACGAGCAAACCACCGGCCCGGAAATCTGGGAAGATACCGATGGCGCAGTGGATGTGCTGATTGCAGGCGTGGGCACCGGCGGAACTATCACCGGGACGGGCCGTTACCTGAAAAGTAAAAAAAGCAGCGTGAAACTGGTGGCCGTTGAGCCAACAGATTCCCCTGTTATCACCCAGACACTGAACGGCGAAGAAGTGAAGCCGGGCCCGCATAAAATTCAGGGTATCGGCGCAGGCTTTATTCCGGGTAACCTGGATCTGGAATTGCTGGATCGTGTCACGCTGATCACTAACGACGAATCCATTCAGATGGCACGCCGACTGATGGAAGAAGAAGGCATTCTGGCCGGGATTTCTTCCGGTGCAGCGGTTGAAGCTGCGGTGAAATTATCGCAAGAACCGGAGTTTGCAGATAAGACTATCGTGGTTATTCTGCCGTCTTCCGGTGAGCGCTATCTGAGTACCGCATTGTTTGCTGATTTATTCACCGAGAAAGAATTGCAACAATAA
- the crr gene encoding PTS glucose transporter subunit IIA has product MGLFDKLKSLVSDDKKDVGTIEIVAPISGEIVNIEDVPDVVFAEKIVGDGIAIKPSGNKMVAPVDGTIGKIFETNHAFSIESDSGIELFVHFGIDTVELKGEGFKRIAEEGQRVKKGDLVIEFDLALLEEKAKSTLTPVVISNMDEIKELIKLTGSVTVGETPIIRIRK; this is encoded by the coding sequence ATGGGTTTGTTCGATAAACTGAAATCATTGGTTTCTGATGATAAAAAAGACGTTGGCACTATTGAAATTGTAGCGCCAATCTCTGGTGAGATTGTCAACATTGAAGACGTGCCTGACGTTGTTTTCGCTGAGAAAATCGTGGGTGACGGTATTGCTATCAAACCATCTGGCAACAAAATGGTTGCTCCGGTTGACGGCACTATCGGTAAAATCTTCGAAACTAACCATGCTTTCTCAATCGAATCCGACAGTGGCATCGAGTTGTTCGTGCACTTCGGTATCGACACCGTTGAACTGAAAGGCGAAGGCTTCAAACGCATCGCTGAAGAAGGTCAACGTGTTAAGAAAGGCGATTTGGTTATCGAGTTTGATCTGGCGCTGCTGGAAGAGAAAGCGAAGTCTACTCTGACTCCGGTTGTCATCTCTAACATGGACGAGATCAAAGAGCTGATTAAACTGACTGGTAGCGTGACTGTGGGCGAAACCCCAATCATCCGCATCAGGAAGTAA
- a CDS encoding HAMP domain-containing sensor histidine kinase, translating to MAIESAKRLRGRLFWKILLGFWFTFVAITQGLWVVFAFYNPHEPPESGIARRFVKLQITSAVSTLHSGGLPALNAMMADWPQDDRQFFSVSPSLLPAKGSSMQDLGPGKIPPEVVEFVQGPDGQGYRLRYDVAGLMHEYRPRKHRELLNMPPPLLWLGGLGGLLFSAVLAWNLTRPMLQMRKAFGRVAQGDLSVRLFSSMGKRHDELSEVARDFDSMAERLQVLVKAREELLHDVSHELRSPLARLQLAIGLARQNPSNVESSLSRIEHEAGRLDKMIGELLALSRTESSEIPDEEYFDLYGLVEAVVNDARYEAQLPGVEIAMSPESPDDVDYTVKGNAELMRRAVDNVVRNALRFSARGQTVSVSLAQVEQYLQIEVADQGPGVEEDKLSSIFDPFVRVKSPLSGKGYGLGLAITRKVMLAHEGKVDARNAQPHGLIISLLLPHWQM from the coding sequence TTGGCTATCGAATCCGCTAAACGACTGCGCGGCAGGCTGTTCTGGAAAATACTGCTGGGATTCTGGTTTACCTTCGTGGCAATCACTCAGGGGCTCTGGGTGGTTTTTGCTTTTTATAATCCGCATGAACCGCCGGAAAGCGGAATCGCCCGCCGGTTTGTGAAACTGCAAATTACCTCGGCTGTTTCCACGCTGCATTCCGGCGGCCTGCCTGCGCTGAACGCCATGATGGCCGACTGGCCGCAAGATGACCGGCAGTTCTTTTCGGTGTCACCTTCATTGCTGCCAGCAAAAGGCAGCAGCATGCAAGATCTCGGGCCCGGAAAAATTCCGCCTGAAGTGGTGGAGTTTGTGCAGGGGCCGGACGGACAGGGTTACCGCCTTCGTTATGACGTGGCGGGGCTGATGCATGAATACCGGCCAAGAAAACATCGGGAACTGCTGAACATGCCGCCGCCCTTGTTGTGGCTGGGTGGCCTGGGCGGTTTGCTGTTCAGCGCCGTACTGGCGTGGAACCTGACGCGGCCAATGCTGCAAATGCGTAAAGCCTTCGGGCGGGTGGCGCAGGGGGATTTATCAGTACGCCTGTTTAGCAGCATGGGTAAGCGGCACGATGAGCTGTCCGAAGTCGCGCGTGATTTCGACTCTATGGCTGAACGACTGCAGGTGCTGGTCAAGGCGCGCGAAGAGCTGTTGCACGATGTGTCGCACGAACTGCGTTCTCCGCTGGCGCGTTTGCAGCTGGCGATCGGCCTGGCGCGGCAGAATCCGTCGAATGTCGAAAGTTCCCTGAGCCGTATAGAACATGAAGCGGGGAGGCTGGATAAAATGATTGGCGAATTGCTGGCGTTGTCGCGTACTGAAAGCAGTGAAATCCCTGATGAAGAATATTTCGATCTCTACGGCCTGGTGGAAGCGGTCGTTAACGATGCACGGTATGAAGCGCAGTTGCCGGGGGTCGAAATCGCGATGTCTCCTGAATCTCCGGATGACGTGGATTACACGGTGAAAGGCAATGCTGAGCTGATGCGTCGCGCGGTGGATAATGTAGTACGTAATGCGCTGCGTTTTTCGGCCCGTGGCCAAACTGTCAGCGTTTCACTGGCTCAGGTTGAACAGTATTTGCAGATTGAAGTGGCCGATCAGGGACCGGGCGTGGAAGAAGATAAGTTGTCGAGTATCTTTGACCCGTTTGTGCGCGTGAAATCGCCGTTGTCAGGCAAAGGCTACGGCCTGGGACTTGCGATCACCCGTAAAGTGATGTTGGCGCATGAGGGGAAAGTGGATGCCCGTAACGCGCAGCCACATGGCCTTATCATCAGCCTCTTATTGCCTCACTGGCAAATGTGA
- the cysP gene encoding thiosulfate ABC transporter substrate-binding protein CysP — protein MKTLGFTGSVLKGSVAALLLASGAASATELLNSSYDVSRELFAALNPPFQKQWAEQNNGDKLDIKQSHAGSSKQALAILQGLKADVVTYNQVTDVQILHDRGNLIPADWQSRLPNNSSPFYSTMAFLVRKGNPKNIHSWDDLARPGVSLVFPNPKTSGNGRYTYLGAWGAFNLEDNKNQAQTREKMASFLKNVQVFDTGGRGATTTFVERGLGDVLISFESEVNNIRKQYGDDKYEVIVPKVDILAEFPVAWVDKNVEKNGTEKAAKDYLNYLWSPQAQKIITSFNYRVYDKTAMAAAKGQFPDTQLFNVEDQFGGWPQVMETHFSTGGELDKLLAQGHK, from the coding sequence ATGAAAACACTCGGATTTACAGGCAGCGTGCTGAAAGGTTCTGTAGCGGCATTGTTGCTGGCCAGCGGCGCGGCTTCGGCGACTGAACTGCTTAACAGCTCTTATGATGTGTCCCGTGAACTTTTTGCTGCACTGAATCCGCCATTCCAGAAACAGTGGGCGGAGCAAAATAACGGCGACAAACTTGATATTAAACAGTCGCATGCCGGTTCGTCCAAGCAGGCACTGGCCATTTTGCAGGGGCTGAAGGCCGATGTGGTCACTTACAATCAGGTGACGGATGTGCAGATTTTGCATGACCGCGGCAATCTGATCCCGGCCGACTGGCAAAGCCGTCTGCCGAATAACAGCTCGCCATTCTATTCCACCATGGCGTTTCTGGTGCGCAAGGGCAATCCAAAAAACATTCACAGCTGGGACGATTTAGCCCGTCCGGGTGTGAGCCTGGTGTTCCCGAATCCAAAAACATCCGGCAATGGCCGTTATACCTATCTCGGTGCCTGGGGCGCATTCAATCTGGAAGACAATAAAAACCAGGCGCAGACCCGCGAGAAGATGGCGAGCTTCCTGAAAAATGTGCAGGTGTTTGATACCGGCGGCCGTGGCGCAACCACCACATTTGTCGAACGCGGACTGGGCGATGTGCTGATCAGTTTTGAATCTGAAGTGAACAACATCCGTAAGCAGTACGGTGATGATAAATATGAAGTCATTGTGCCGAAGGTGGATATTCTGGCGGAGTTCCCGGTCGCCTGGGTGGACAAAAACGTTGAGAAAAATGGCACAGAGAAAGCCGCAAAAGATTATCTGAATTATTTGTGGAGCCCGCAGGCGCAGAAAATCATCACCAGTTTTAACTACCGCGTGTATGACAAAACGGCGATGGCAGCGGCGAAAGGGCAGTTCCCGGATACCCAACTGTTCAACGTTGAAGATCAGTTCGGTGGCTGGCCACAAGTGATGGAAACCCATTTCAGTACCGGCGGTGAGCTGGACAAACTGTTAGCGCAAGGTCACAAGTAA
- the ptsH gene encoding phosphocarrier protein Hpr — protein MFQQEVTITAPNGLHTRPAAQFVKEAKGFASDITVTSNGKSASAKSLFKLQTLGLTQGTVVTLSAEGEDEQKAVEHLVKLMAELE, from the coding sequence ATGTTCCAGCAAGAAGTTACTATTACCGCTCCTAATGGTCTGCACACTCGCCCTGCTGCACAGTTCGTGAAAGAAGCTAAAGGTTTCGCTTCTGACATCACCGTGACTTCAAACGGTAAAAGCGCCAGTGCTAAAAGCCTTTTCAAACTGCAAACTCTGGGCCTGACCCAAGGTACCGTTGTGACCCTCTCAGCTGAAGGTGAAGACGAGCAGAAAGCCGTTGAACACTTGGTAAAACTGATGGCAGAGCTCGAGTAA
- the cysA gene encoding sulfate/thiosulfate ABC transporter ATP-binding protein CysA, producing MSIEINGINKYFGRTKVLNDISLDIASGEMVALLGPSGSGKTTLLRIIAGLENQSAGHLSFHGKDVTRLHARDRQVGFVFQHYALFRHMTVFDNIAFGLTVLPRRERPDAGAIKQKVTKLLEMVQLAHLANRYPAQLSGGQKQRVALARALAVEPQILLLDEPFGALDAQVRKELRRWLRQLHEELKFTSVFVTHDQEEAMEVADRVVVMSQGNIEQVGAPQEIWREPATRFVLEFMGEVNKIGGEIRGSQLYVGAYHWPLDNPPLHQGAVELFLRPWEMEITPHSTARCPLPVKVLEVSPRGHFWQLIVQAEGWHDEPLSVVLSEPHANNAPQRGDRFYVGGLNGRLYAGDQPLQPVALAKSA from the coding sequence ATGAGCATTGAAATTAACGGTATCAACAAATATTTTGGCCGCACCAAGGTGCTCAATGATATCTCGCTCGATATTGCTTCCGGAGAGATGGTTGCTTTGCTCGGTCCCTCCGGCTCAGGGAAAACCACGTTGCTGCGTATTATCGCCGGACTGGAAAATCAAAGTGCCGGCCACCTGAGTTTTCACGGCAAAGACGTAACGCGTCTGCATGCCCGCGATCGTCAGGTCGGCTTTGTGTTCCAGCATTATGCGCTGTTCCGCCATATGACGGTGTTCGATAACATCGCCTTTGGTCTGACGGTATTGCCGCGCCGTGAGCGTCCGGACGCCGGGGCCATCAAACAGAAAGTCACTAAATTGCTGGAGATGGTGCAGTTAGCCCATCTGGCAAACCGTTATCCGGCACAGCTTTCCGGCGGCCAGAAACAGCGTGTGGCGCTGGCCCGTGCGCTGGCGGTTGAACCGCAAATTCTGCTGCTGGATGAACCTTTTGGCGCGCTGGATGCACAGGTGCGTAAAGAGCTGCGTCGCTGGCTGCGTCAGTTGCATGAAGAACTGAAATTCACCAGCGTGTTCGTGACCCACGATCAGGAAGAAGCGATGGAAGTCGCTGACCGCGTGGTGGTGATGAGTCAGGGCAATATCGAACAGGTCGGCGCACCGCAGGAAATCTGGCGTGAACCGGCCACCCGTTTCGTGCTCGAATTCATGGGTGAAGTGAATAAAATCGGCGGTGAAATTCGTGGCTCTCAGCTGTATGTCGGTGCATATCACTGGCCGCTTGATAACCCGCCGCTGCATCAGGGCGCGGTCGAGTTATTCCTGCGTCCCTGGGAAATGGAAATTACGCCGCACAGTACGGCGCGTTGCCCGTTGCCGGTGAAGGTGCTGGAAGTCAGCCCGCGCGGTCATTTCTGGCAGCTTATCGTGCAGGCCGAGGGCTGGCATGATGAACCGCTTTCCGTTGTACTTTCTGAACCTCACGCTAACAACGCCCCTCAGCGCGGTGATCGTTTTTATGTCGGCGGACTGAATGGCCGCCTGTATGCTGGTGATCAGCCGCTACAACCCGTTGCGTTAGCGAAGAGTGCCTGA
- a CDS encoding Dyp-type peroxidase: MTQVQSGILPEHCRFAIYIEAKAQGDLDALRQGCRAFVAVLEDMQKKFPTEHLGAVVAFGNDVWRDLSGNRGADELKSFEPLGKGLAPATQRDMLLHIQSLRHDVNFALAQAALKAFGSAITVEEETHAFRALEERDLSGFVDGTENPKAEARAQVAIIPEGSIDAGGSYVMVQRWKHNLVQWERFSVQQQEEVIGRTKDTDEELDPETRPATSHVSRVDLKEDGKGLKILRQSLPYGTASGEHGLYFISYCARLWNIEKQLLSMFGDLDGKRDAMLRFTRPVTGSYYFAPSLTRLLAL, from the coding sequence ATGACTCAGGTTCAGAGCGGCATTTTACCCGAACATTGCCGTTTCGCGATTTACATTGAAGCGAAAGCTCAGGGTGACCTGGATGCGCTCCGGCAGGGCTGCCGCGCATTTGTGGCCGTACTGGAAGACATGCAGAAAAAATTTCCCACCGAACATCTTGGTGCGGTCGTGGCCTTTGGTAACGATGTGTGGCGTGATTTATCCGGCAATCGGGGCGCGGATGAGCTGAAATCTTTCGAGCCACTGGGCAAAGGTCTGGCGCCCGCGACGCAGCGAGATATGTTGCTGCACATTCAGTCCCTGCGTCATGACGTTAACTTTGCGCTGGCACAGGCGGCGCTGAAAGCTTTTGGCAGCGCAATCACTGTTGAAGAAGAAACCCACGCCTTCCGTGCGCTCGAAGAACGTGATCTCAGCGGTTTTGTTGATGGCACTGAAAACCCGAAAGCAGAAGCGCGTGCTCAGGTGGCGATTATTCCTGAAGGCAGCATCGATGCTGGCGGCAGTTACGTGATGGTTCAGCGCTGGAAACATAATCTGGTGCAATGGGAACGCTTCTCCGTACAACAGCAGGAAGAGGTGATCGGCCGTACTAAAGACACCGACGAAGAACTGGATCCAGAAACCCGTCCGGCGACGTCACACGTTAGCCGCGTGGATCTGAAAGAGGACGGCAAAGGCCTGAAAATCCTGCGTCAGAGCCTGCCTTACGGCACCGCCAGCGGTGAGCACGGATTGTATTTCATCAGCTATTGCGCCCGTTTGTGGAACATTGAGAAACAATTGCTGAGCATGTTTGGCGATCTCGATGGTAAACGCGATGCCATGCTGCGCTTCACCCGTCCGGTGACCGGCAGCTATTATTTCGCGCCATCCCTGACCCGTCTGCTAGCGCTTTAA